In Candidatus Defluviibacterium haderslevense, the following are encoded in one genomic region:
- a CDS encoding gliding motility-associated C-terminal domain-containing protein codes for MKQIKSTFFILALMIALSSAYAQPCANAGSDELVCGYTYDLIGAPPGGSWTVVCGNPIQFAHLDSIFPGTSKVTVSNCGAYTFVYHVDELPCVSTDTVVIQFENRSFKLEDAKIKIELKYQSLNCHVTPEDSCGNIRTVAGIFPPTPTWILNLNGNCEVLTAKQRIVGADSTSCLADSIIAELSSKKDTALIKWTSTQQSFISLDSNGKLINNRFGPFIGILLNSLLDELDTKCNLNKCFTDFSLCRDTVSYDTLNLILPVHLGGSWHLKNGNMVTRLNNSNFIRIGTENYYLNILKGARYYGPDALQFELLSTDASGNPIPLNKKIDLELVWREDWITDTITYYLPKEINDENCFCGGRTIFIDRFTIPETPFLVCPPNRLVFTPTLTPEILGKDYFCAGQFLNLTVDSTYTSFKWSNGTFEKNTSISSGGKVSVTVTNSYGCEATDTLLVYEVPLPSIEITSDKNAICQGDCVILELKSDSFNTFIWNNTDTSKTIIACPTIDRTYTGKVIDLYGCESTKNIDIKVHIAPDPNAGLDQKLTCTVHSVNLSPARLDTFGKRSFFWTGPGITSLNRDTVNPLVSTPGQYVLHVFDSISGCIGIDSIEVIADTLKPLALGGPDLVLNCKDLQVTFKSDSSTFGNGFSIEWYGPGINPSNRFILSPTVNLPGTYLLNITNLDNNCSSVDTIVVTLNNLTPRSDAGLDRVIPCDSTELLIGGSRSSVGSAISYLWQGPAINTNNQNNQFVLVNAPGVYNLIVTNNITFCTDTDQVIISLPDSLPTIKLFKSWDFSCLHDSVFLSADSSTGRFLQYLWNGPGITTKNRKDSALVIFSPGIYYLLLRDSVTHCTSFDSIEIKITGSIPTVNAGPDKTITCDFPNVTLNGSSNLTDSLALYTWTGQGINGNNKNQKTPVVNQDGEYILTVKNIKDGCTVHDTLYVKKNLDLPSVDIGVDHVLNCRKDTLQLEAILNKFKSNYSFKWTGAGINPNNERDLKQVIRIPGIYSVSITTPNPECNAVDMVNITIDTNTYKISIEDTLWFSCDNKIISFREDSTTFTKLDSISWSDALDNRIPTNDKGRSITLTKEGRYKYLSYQKNGCFTFGSFVIIPYTTIKVDQVIVNPSCLSHPTGSIKINVLEGTGPFKYSLDGSPADTISFFSQLIPGIYNINIYDRFGCPKLVTVEIKSLIVLPTTLDNQTLSLNICQDTIIDAKEILRRNNFNPDSASYQWSFNGTDINIGQSMTKISATGRYAIKFINKNGCETVTVFYNVTQDNNINTVTNEFNLCQDTIISADSLIKELGFKPSDVTIQWKLDNVEINNGQSTLKIDKAGTFELIIINSKICETYINLFVVTQDNSMADSRVNMPNVFTPNGDQINDSYKPVFDKMTTFETYLFTIYDRWGQKVFETSDPKDSWDGRRNSTNMPIDSYIALFRARLDLCGSMRDVNLKTSFTLIR; via the coding sequence ATGAAACAAATTAAATCCACATTCTTTATCCTGGCCTTAATGATCGCCTTATCATCAGCCTATGCCCAGCCTTGTGCTAATGCAGGGAGTGACGAATTGGTTTGTGGATATACCTATGACCTCATTGGTGCACCTCCGGGAGGTTCATGGACGGTTGTTTGCGGTAACCCCATTCAATTCGCTCATTTGGATTCCATTTTTCCCGGCACCTCAAAAGTTACAGTCAGCAATTGTGGAGCTTATACTTTCGTTTATCATGTAGATGAATTGCCCTGCGTTTCAACAGACACCGTAGTTATACAATTTGAAAATAGATCATTTAAACTCGAAGATGCTAAAATTAAAATAGAACTTAAATATCAAAGTCTGAACTGTCATGTTACTCCAGAGGACTCTTGTGGTAATATTCGAACGGTGGCTGGTATTTTTCCACCAACACCCACTTGGATCTTAAATCTTAATGGTAATTGCGAAGTTCTTACTGCAAAACAAAGAATCGTAGGCGCGGATTCAACAAGCTGTTTAGCAGACTCCATCATTGCTGAGTTGAGTTCAAAAAAAGATACGGCACTCATCAAGTGGACAAGCACCCAACAGTCATTTATATCTTTGGATTCAAATGGAAAATTAATCAACAATCGCTTTGGCCCGTTTATTGGTATACTCTTAAACTCACTTTTGGATGAATTGGATACAAAATGTAATCTGAATAAATGTTTTACTGATTTTTCTCTATGTCGTGATACTGTCAGTTATGATACTTTAAATCTCATTTTACCGGTTCATCTGGGTGGTAGCTGGCATCTGAAAAATGGTAACATGGTAACCAGATTAAACAACAGTAATTTCATTCGGATTGGAACCGAAAACTATTATCTGAATATTTTAAAAGGAGCACGATACTATGGCCCTGATGCTTTACAATTCGAATTATTATCTACTGATGCTTCAGGAAATCCAATTCCATTAAATAAAAAAATAGATCTCGAATTGGTATGGCGGGAAGATTGGATAACAGACACCATCACGTATTATTTACCCAAAGAAATTAACGATGAAAATTGCTTTTGCGGTGGTCGGACTATTTTTATAGATCGTTTTACCATACCGGAAACGCCATTTTTAGTTTGTCCTCCCAATCGACTCGTTTTCACCCCAACCCTAACTCCTGAGATTTTAGGGAAAGATTATTTTTGTGCGGGCCAATTTTTAAATCTAACAGTAGATTCTACTTATACATCTTTCAAATGGTCTAATGGTACTTTTGAAAAAAATACTAGTATTTCAAGTGGAGGCAAAGTTTCTGTTACGGTAACCAATTCTTATGGCTGTGAAGCTACTGATACCCTATTGGTTTATGAAGTTCCACTTCCAAGTATTGAAATAACATCAGATAAGAATGCTATTTGTCAAGGTGATTGTGTCATTCTTGAACTTAAATCAGACAGTTTTAATACATTTATTTGGAACAATACAGATACCAGTAAAACAATCATTGCATGTCCAACCATAGATCGAACATATACTGGAAAAGTTATTGATCTGTATGGATGTGAATCCACAAAAAATATAGATATTAAAGTTCATATTGCCCCTGATCCTAATGCCGGCCTGGATCAAAAACTAACTTGCACCGTACATTCAGTGAATCTGAGTCCAGCAAGACTGGACACTTTTGGCAAGCGAAGTTTTTTTTGGACCGGACCAGGAATCACCAGCTTGAATAGAGATACTGTTAATCCTTTAGTTTCTACTCCAGGACAATATGTCTTACATGTCTTTGATTCAATCAGTGGCTGCATAGGAATTGACTCCATTGAAGTTATTGCTGATACACTTAAACCCTTAGCACTTGGAGGTCCTGATCTGGTCCTCAATTGTAAAGACTTACAAGTTACATTCAAGAGTGATTCTTCAACTTTTGGAAATGGATTTAGTATAGAATGGTATGGCCCCGGAATAAATCCTAGCAATCGATTCATTCTTAGTCCAACAGTAAATCTTCCAGGGACCTATTTATTAAATATCACCAATCTTGATAATAATTGTTCGTCGGTTGACACCATAGTTGTTACCCTAAATAATTTAACCCCGAGATCCGATGCGGGATTAGACCGGGTCATTCCATGTGATTCTACTGAATTACTTATCGGTGGATCCAGATCATCCGTTGGATCCGCTATAAGTTATTTATGGCAAGGTCCTGCTATTAATACAAACAATCAAAACAATCAATTTGTATTGGTTAATGCACCCGGAGTTTATAATTTAATTGTTACAAACAATATTACATTTTGTACAGATACGGATCAAGTAATCATCAGTTTACCGGATTCATTGCCTACCATTAAACTATTCAAATCCTGGGATTTTTCTTGCTTACATGACAGTGTATTTCTAAGTGCCGATTCTTCTACTGGAAGATTTCTACAATATCTGTGGAACGGTCCAGGGATAACTACAAAAAATCGTAAAGACTCAGCGCTGGTTATTTTTTCACCCGGAATTTATTATTTATTATTAAGAGATTCAGTAACACATTGTACGAGTTTCGATTCTATAGAAATAAAAATAACTGGATCTATTCCTACTGTTAATGCGGGTCCGGATAAAACCATTACTTGCGATTTTCCTAATGTCACATTGAATGGCAGCAGCAATCTCACCGATTCATTAGCACTTTACACATGGACCGGACAAGGTATAAATGGCAATAATAAAAATCAGAAAACTCCGGTGGTAAATCAGGATGGTGAATATATTCTAACTGTAAAAAATATTAAAGATGGGTGCACCGTGCATGATACATTATACGTGAAGAAAAATTTAGACCTTCCAAGTGTTGACATAGGTGTAGATCACGTTTTGAATTGCAGAAAAGATACCTTACAATTAGAAGCTATACTAAATAAATTTAAATCCAATTATTCATTTAAATGGACCGGAGCTGGTATCAATCCAAATAACGAAAGAGACCTCAAACAAGTCATTAGAATACCGGGAATTTATTCAGTAAGCATAACAACACCAAATCCTGAGTGTAACGCTGTTGATATGGTTAACATTACCATAGATACCAATACTTATAAAATCAGTATAGAAGATACTCTTTGGTTCAGTTGTGATAATAAAATAATTTCTTTCCGGGAAGACTCTACTACATTCACAAAACTGGATTCCATCAGTTGGTCAGATGCCTTAGACAATAGAATTCCAACCAATGATAAAGGAAGATCTATTACCCTTACAAAAGAAGGACGATACAAATATCTAAGCTACCAAAAAAATGGGTGTTTCACTTTTGGTAGTTTTGTGATCATCCCTTATACTACGATTAAAGTAGATCAGGTCATTGTCAATCCATCCTGTTTATCACATCCCACAGGCTCCATTAAAATTAATGTCCTAGAGGGTACAGGTCCATTCAAATATAGTTTAGATGGTAGCCCCGCAGATACCATTTCATTTTTTAGTCAGTTGATTCCGGGTATCTATAATATCAATATTTATGATCGTTTTGGATGTCCTAAATTGGTCACTGTTGAAATTAAATCGTTGATTGTTTTACCAACTACACTTGATAATCAGACCTTGAGTTTGAACATTTGTCAGGACACTATTATAGATGCTAAAGAAATACTTCGTAGAAATAATTTCAACCCGGACTCAGCGTCATATCAATGGAGTTTTAATGGTACGGATATCAACATTGGACAATCCATGACTAAGATTTCTGCAACAGGTCGATATGCCATTAAATTTATTAATAAAAATGGCTGCGAAACAGTAACCGTTTTTTATAATGTTACACAAGACAATAATATCAATACAGTAACCAATGAATTTAATCTGTGTCAGGACACCATAATTTCAGCTGATAGTCTGATTAAGGAGCTTGGTTTTAAACCTTCAGATGTTACCATACAATGGAAACTGGATAATGTAGAAATCAACAATGGACAATCCACATTAAAAATTGATAAAGCGGGTACATTTGAACTCATTATTATCAATTCAAAAATTTGTGAGACCTATATCAATCTATTCGTAGTTACCCAGGATAATAGTATGGCAGATTCAAGGGTCAACATGCCGAATGTGTTTACACCAAATGGGGATCAAATTAATGATTCTTATAAGCCGGTCTTTGACAAAATGACTACATTCGAAACCTATTTGTTCACGATCTATGACAGGTGGGGCCAGAAAGTCTTTGAAACAAGTGACCCTAAGGACTCTTGGGATGGCAGACGCAACAGCACCAATATGCCTATTGATAGTTATATAGCCCTATTTAGAGCGAGACTGGATCTTTGCGGATCTATGAGGGATGTCAATCTGAAAACTTCCTTTACCTTGATTCGATAG
- a CDS encoding trypsin-like peptidase domain-containing protein, with product MSKQLILIICTTALITSLVSVGIFHVFYHENELKVIQEWRAQKVNNTQLDRLLRSDRLHSRLMSTSPTDFIEAADLSTPAVVFIESISDSNKDNFSLPNRALSTGSGVIVSNDGYIVTNNHVIENAKKIQVLLNDNREFEAKLIGTDPNTDLALLKIETVGLPFLMFGNSDSTRIGEWVLAVGNPFRLQSTVTAGIISAKARNINILNSQQYRIESFIQTDAAVNPGNSGGALVNTAGELVGINTAIMTYSGSYEGYSFSIPSNLVRKVISDLKEFGVVQRGLLGVTIENVDDVKAKQFGLDRVTGVYISNTTKSGAADEAGLQSDDIILEVNGRKVASVSELQEIIGIFRPGIEVTLTYWRDGAVQTAKAVLKNQINSTELIATRKDPILVQLGFELRDLSEKENKEFNQSGVRVLSIYQNSKIFKTNMAPNYIITSVNNKKIKSVDELIAIINSSNDKITLDGFYEKYKGKYPYSFYKD from the coding sequence ATGTCAAAGCAACTGATTCTGATAATTTGTACCACTGCTCTCATTACTTCACTAGTTAGTGTGGGTATTTTTCATGTATTTTATCATGAAAATGAACTCAAAGTAATACAAGAATGGCGAGCCCAAAAAGTCAACAATACCCAATTAGATCGCTTGTTAAGATCTGACCGTCTGCATTCCAGGCTCATGTCAACTTCTCCAACTGACTTTATTGAGGCAGCTGATTTAAGTACACCGGCAGTAGTCTTTATTGAAAGCATTTCTGATTCGAATAAGGATAATTTTTCACTTCCCAATAGAGCCCTCTCTACTGGATCTGGAGTTATTGTTTCCAACGACGGTTATATTGTTACCAATAATCACGTTATTGAAAATGCTAAAAAAATCCAGGTGCTCCTGAATGACAATAGGGAGTTCGAAGCGAAATTGATTGGTACTGATCCCAATACAGATCTGGCATTACTCAAAATAGAAACCGTAGGTCTACCCTTCTTAATGTTTGGAAATTCTGATTCGACCCGAATTGGGGAATGGGTTCTGGCGGTCGGTAATCCGTTCCGATTACAGTCCACCGTTACCGCAGGAATCATTTCCGCAAAAGCCCGAAACATCAATATTTTGAATTCGCAACAATACAGAATCGAATCTTTCATTCAGACTGATGCAGCCGTAAATCCAGGAAACAGTGGAGGTGCATTAGTCAATACAGCAGGCGAACTGGTAGGAATTAACACAGCGATTATGACCTACAGCGGTAGTTATGAGGGCTATTCCTTCTCCATCCCATCCAACTTAGTACGCAAAGTTATTTCAGACCTCAAAGAATTTGGAGTTGTCCAAAGAGGTTTACTTGGGGTTACTATAGAAAATGTAGATGATGTCAAAGCTAAGCAATTTGGCTTGGATCGGGTCACTGGGGTTTATATTTCCAATACAACTAAATCTGGTGCTGCTGATGAGGCCGGACTCCAATCAGATGATATCATCCTCGAAGTAAATGGTCGTAAAGTCGCTTCTGTATCTGAACTACAAGAAATTATTGGAATATTCAGACCCGGAATAGAAGTTACCCTTACGTATTGGCGCGATGGGGCTGTTCAAACAGCAAAAGCCGTTTTAAAAAACCAAATTAATTCTACAGAACTAATTGCTACCCGTAAAGATCCGATATTGGTTCAATTGGGTTTTGAACTTAGGGATCTGAGTGAGAAAGAAAATAAAGAATTCAATCAATCGGGTGTGAGGGTATTGAGCATTTACCAAAATAGCAAAATATTTAAAACCAACATGGCACCGAATTATATCATCACTTCGGTCAATAATAAAAAAATAAAATCAGTGGACGAACTCATTGCTATCATTAATTCTTCCAATGATAAAATAACGCTGGATGGGTTTTATGAAAAATATAAGGGTAAGTATCCGTATAGTTTTTATAAGGATTAG
- a CDS encoding acyl-CoA carboxylase subunit beta, with protein MNQEFDKNEDALKLAIGKLNKELEKIYLGGGKKKLEAQQAQGKMTARERVTYLLDPDRPVLEIGAFAGFEMYEEHGGCPGAGVVVVLGYIQNRLCVVIANDATVKAGAWFPITGKKNLRAQEIAMENRLPLIYLVDSAGVYLPMQDEIFPDKEHFGRIFRNNAIISSMGIPQLAAIMGSCVAGGAYLPIMSDEALIVDKTGSIFLAGSYLVKAAIGEETDNETLGGATTHNSISGVTDYKMKDDPTCLDTIKKLVGQFGKDPEAGFDRVPSIPPVRKPNDLLGLFPENGLKPYDMTQIMECIVDQGSLLYYKEHYGKSIVCAYARIDGWAVGIVANDRKVFKSGKGEMQMGGVIYSDSADKATRFILNCNQKKIPLVFIQDVTGFMVGTRSEHGGIIKDGAKMVNAVSNSTVPKFTIVVGNSYGAGNYAMCGKAYDPRLIVAWPTAKIAVMGGAQAAKVLTQIQVASLKSKGEAPNDEEEKALFEKISQRYDKQTSAYYAASRLWVDAIIDPRDTRSWISIGIEAANHAPVQKFNVGVIQT; from the coding sequence ATGAATCAAGAATTTGATAAGAATGAAGATGCTCTTAAATTAGCAATCGGCAAACTCAATAAAGAACTCGAAAAAATATACCTCGGCGGAGGCAAGAAAAAGTTAGAAGCCCAACAGGCACAGGGAAAAATGACCGCTCGCGAACGGGTTACATACTTACTGGATCCGGATCGTCCGGTTTTGGAAATTGGAGCTTTCGCAGGGTTTGAAATGTATGAGGAACACGGAGGCTGCCCGGGCGCAGGGGTCGTGGTTGTCCTTGGATACATCCAAAATCGCCTTTGTGTGGTCATTGCAAATGACGCTACCGTTAAGGCTGGCGCCTGGTTTCCCATAACCGGTAAAAAAAATCTCCGCGCTCAGGAAATAGCCATGGAGAATCGATTGCCTTTGATCTATCTTGTGGATAGTGCAGGCGTATATCTTCCGATGCAAGATGAAATATTCCCGGATAAAGAACATTTCGGCCGTATTTTTAGAAATAATGCCATCATCTCCAGTATGGGTATTCCACAATTAGCTGCTATCATGGGCAGTTGTGTGGCAGGAGGGGCATATCTACCCATCATGTCAGATGAAGCTCTGATTGTGGATAAAACAGGTTCTATCTTCTTAGCTGGTTCCTATCTGGTTAAAGCAGCCATTGGTGAAGAAACAGACAATGAAACACTAGGTGGAGCAACAACGCATAATAGTATCTCAGGTGTAACGGATTATAAAATGAAAGATGATCCAACATGCCTCGATACCATCAAAAAATTGGTAGGTCAATTCGGTAAAGACCCTGAAGCCGGTTTCGATCGAGTACCAAGCATTCCACCGGTACGAAAACCAAATGACCTGTTAGGCCTATTCCCCGAAAATGGATTAAAACCCTACGACATGACCCAAATAATGGAATGTATCGTGGATCAAGGCTCCCTCCTATACTACAAAGAACATTATGGCAAATCCATTGTTTGTGCTTATGCACGAATCGATGGTTGGGCTGTTGGAATTGTGGCTAATGACCGAAAAGTGTTCAAATCCGGTAAAGGCGAGATGCAAATGGGCGGCGTTATTTACTCGGATTCAGCAGACAAAGCCACAAGATTTATTTTAAACTGTAATCAAAAGAAAATTCCTTTGGTTTTCATTCAGGATGTGACAGGATTTATGGTTGGCACTAGGTCAGAACACGGAGGCATCATCAAAGATGGGGCTAAAATGGTTAATGCTGTATCCAATAGTACTGTCCCTAAGTTCACTATCGTGGTGGGTAATTCTTATGGTGCAGGCAATTATGCCATGTGTGGGAAAGCATATGATCCTAGATTAATAGTTGCTTGGCCTACAGCTAAAATCGCAGTGATGGGAGGAGCGCAAGCAGCTAAGGTGTTGACACAAATTCAAGTAGCCTCATTGAAATCCAAAGGCGAAGCCCCTAATGATGAAGAAGAAAAAGCCCTGTTTGAAAAAATAAGTCAACGTTACGACAAACAAACTTCAGCATATTATGCAGCATCTCGTTTATGGGTAGATGCCATTATCGATCCGCGTGATACCAGATCATGGATTAGTATCGGTATAGAAGCTGCGAATCATGCACCTGTACAAAAATTTAATGTGGGTGTCATCCAAACTTAA
- a CDS encoding YceI family protein, whose translation MKSKLYIFFTLLLVGLFYLTCTHDNEVATAPPIIRGGQIMLPGTLAAGDTTQWKFDKAHSGVLWQSAYVGAAGWLTGRFDQFGLHDVTDAKSIDYAVTTQPLPDTSWAFYENEPAKSYFNGYVQVNTFDTGEPGRDTGCIIATLGTAKILTGVQSLKLTNLAKIKTRVIKFDPESSDYLVTMDFTWQGKLAAPKTVTLEGKLKYVPRARVQFGTSAAYSVFGLNLTFELNCRDFGVTSTSVNDIIQVSCNANFNNK comes from the coding sequence ATGAAATCAAAATTGTATATTTTCTTCACGCTTTTATTAGTTGGCTTGTTCTATTTGACTTGTACTCATGATAATGAAGTTGCTACAGCTCCTCCAATCATTAGAGGTGGTCAAATCATGTTACCTGGAACTCTAGCAGCCGGCGATACCACACAATGGAAATTTGATAAAGCGCACTCCGGAGTATTATGGCAATCTGCTTATGTGGGAGCTGCAGGTTGGTTAACTGGACGATTTGATCAATTTGGGCTTCACGATGTTACGGATGCAAAATCAATTGATTATGCTGTAACAACCCAACCTTTACCTGATACCTCTTGGGCCTTTTATGAAAACGAACCGGCAAAAAGTTATTTCAACGGTTATGTGCAAGTAAATACTTTTGATACTGGCGAACCAGGAAGAGACACAGGTTGTATTATCGCAACTTTAGGTACTGCAAAAATATTAACTGGCGTCCAAAGTCTGAAGTTGACCAATTTAGCCAAAATCAAAACCAGGGTTATCAAATTTGATCCTGAAAGTAGTGATTATCTTGTGACTATGGACTTTACCTGGCAAGGAAAATTAGCTGCACCCAAAACCGTCACTCTAGAAGGAAAATTAAAATACGTTCCACGTGCACGCGTACAGTTTGGTACTTCAGCGGCTTATTCAGTTTTTGGACTCAATTTAACTTTTGAATTGAACTGTAGAGATTTTGGCGTAACCAGCACAAGCGTTAATGACATCATACAAGTGAGTTGTAATGCGAATTTTAACAATAAATAA
- a CDS encoding MMPL family transporter — protein sequence MNKKHNHIVIYVILFITLLCFIPLSHLKFDFALDHMFPIHDPDVTYYEDFQRKFHTDIDEEVIFIGLKNYKGIFQIEFLRKVDTLTQYISKLNYIAKVYSLTNSSFISLHNGTFSAAPLIHINQPDQYQADSILLFNSEEYRQLLISKKGNSIAIAAFNQPWLTHLQKRQLLFQIQKKLNALQFNESHLAAKIRIETTYIEEIKKNIKIYLLVSILIVVLALYFIFKSWNAIIISLIIIFISNIWSLAIISISGYPVDVLTSLLPPVLSIICMSNIIHLSTKYNTLLSLGTSKEDALTRTFNELKVPTFFAALTTAVGFFTLSITDILPIRTFGIFMGIGVLLAFVISYLFLQSYYHITTEPAPIQHNKHNKQWSLLLNWSYSQVVKHKIKILAFTCLLMIVSLYYIFKIQINGSLLEEIPARNALLSDYEFIENEFYGTRNFEMELVLLNTNDSLVNLERLREVEVIQGILHDSLNIACIISPLSLYKGTNKVFHGGDQAFFSLPSSQDQINDYTLKINQTQYRDEWLRYYAEDLKSLRISGKLPDLTIKEFEGLSHRFEKYFNKLNFKNNYTYKFTGSSIIFDKIAYSLTNNLLNGLIIAFILIGLIGYYMMKSYRMVVISLIPNFLALLIMAGIMGLLGIHLKADTAVIFSISFGIAVDNTIHFLNRFKLELKLDLTISNALRRTFLEVGRPMMITTLILLLGFLSLLTSSFGGTFYIGLLISISLLFALILNLTILPILIWYFYKN from the coding sequence ATGAATAAGAAACATAATCACATAGTTATTTATGTTATTCTATTCATTACCCTGCTCTGTTTCATTCCTTTGAGCCATTTGAAATTTGACTTTGCCCTGGATCATATGTTTCCAATACATGATCCTGATGTAACGTATTACGAAGATTTTCAAAGAAAATTTCATACGGATATCGATGAAGAAGTCATCTTTATTGGTCTTAAGAATTACAAAGGGATTTTTCAAATTGAATTTTTAAGAAAAGTAGATACACTCACCCAATATATATCCAAGCTGAATTACATTGCAAAAGTATATTCACTAACCAATTCAAGTTTTATTTCTTTACACAATGGTACCTTTAGTGCTGCGCCATTAATTCACATCAATCAACCTGATCAATACCAAGCTGATTCCATCCTATTGTTTAATTCAGAAGAATATAGACAATTACTCATTTCTAAAAAAGGTAACTCCATTGCCATTGCAGCATTTAATCAACCCTGGCTCACTCATTTACAAAAGCGACAGCTGTTATTCCAGATTCAGAAAAAACTAAATGCCCTTCAATTTAATGAATCGCATCTGGCTGCTAAAATCAGAATTGAAACTACTTATATTGAAGAAATTAAAAAAAATATAAAAATCTATCTCCTTGTCTCAATACTTATAGTCGTTTTGGCTTTATATTTTATATTCAAATCATGGAATGCCATTATCATATCATTGATCATTATTTTTATCTCTAATATTTGGTCATTGGCTATAATTTCGATAAGTGGTTATCCAGTGGATGTTTTAACCAGTTTGTTACCTCCCGTATTGTCCATTATATGCATGTCGAATATCATACACCTTTCTACCAAATATAACACACTATTGAGTCTTGGAACTTCGAAAGAAGATGCATTAACCAGGACTTTTAATGAATTAAAAGTCCCAACCTTTTTTGCAGCTTTGACAACAGCAGTAGGTTTTTTTACATTAAGTATTACGGATATATTGCCCATAAGAACATTTGGAATATTTATGGGAATAGGTGTTTTACTTGCATTTGTCATATCATATCTTTTCCTTCAATCATATTATCATATTACAACAGAGCCAGCTCCTATTCAGCATAACAAACACAATAAACAATGGTCCTTACTACTAAATTGGAGTTATAGTCAAGTTGTTAAACATAAAATAAAAATATTGGCTTTCACTTGCCTGCTAATGATTGTTTCACTTTATTATATTTTTAAAATTCAAATAAACGGAAGTCTGTTGGAAGAAATTCCTGCTCGCAATGCACTACTTTCAGATTATGAATTTATTGAAAACGAGTTTTATGGCACCAGAAATTTTGAAATGGAACTTGTCTTGCTAAACACCAATGATTCACTTGTTAATCTGGAAAGGCTCAGAGAAGTAGAAGTGATTCAAGGCATCTTACATGATAGTTTAAATATTGCCTGCATCATTTCTCCACTATCCTTATACAAAGGAACAAATAAAGTATTTCATGGCGGTGATCAGGCATTTTTTAGCTTGCCTTCAAGTCAGGATCAAATTAATGATTATACTTTAAAAATTAACCAAACTCAATATCGGGATGAATGGCTCCGTTATTATGCAGAGGATCTAAAATCATTAAGAATTAGCGGCAAACTTCCGGACTTAACTATTAAAGAATTCGAAGGGTTAAGTCATCGTTTTGAAAAATATTTTAACAAGCTCAATTTTAAAAATAATTATACTTACAAATTCACAGGATCTTCAATAATATTCGACAAAATAGCCTATTCATTAACTAACAATTTATTGAATGGATTAATCATTGCCTTTATATTGATTGGATTGATTGGGTATTATATGATGAAATCTTATAGGATGGTAGTCATATCTTTGATCCCGAACTTTCTTGCACTTTTGATTATGGCAGGCATCATGGGCTTATTGGGCATCCATTTAAAAGCAGATACTGCAGTTATTTTTTCCATCTCATTTGGTATAGCAGTGGACAATACCATACATTTTTTAAATCGATTCAAACTTGAATTGAAGTTAGACCTTACCATTTCCAATGCTTTGCGCAGAACTTTCTTAGAAGTTGGAAGACCAATGATGATTACTACATTGATCTTACTACTTGGTTTTCTCTCTCTATTAACTTCGAGTTTTGGTGGAACTTTTTACATTGGACTTTTAATTTCGATTAGTCTGCTCTTTGCGCTTATATTAAACTTAACGATACTGCCCATCTTGATCTGGTATTTTTATAAAAACTAA